From Megalobrama amblycephala isolate DHTTF-2021 linkage group LG8, ASM1881202v1, whole genome shotgun sequence, the proteins below share one genomic window:
- the plaat1 gene encoding phospholipase A and acyltransferase 1 produces MMDNQHRRTVNMASSEPVTYQSNEEPQPGDLIEIFRPAYQHWALYLGDGYIINLTPVDEGQAAAMSSVKSVFSRKAVVRMQLLKEVVGADSFRINNKYDDNHTPLPVSEIIQRAQLLIGQEVSYDLLGSNCEHFVTLLRYGEGVSEQASRAIGAISLVTAAASAFSVLGLINTRSRNRPF; encoded by the exons ATGATGGATAATCAACATAGAAGAACTGTTAAT ATGGCCTCCAGTGAACCTGTTACTTATCAATCTAATGAGGAACCCCAGCCTGGTGACCTCATCGAGATCTTCAGACCAGCCTATCAGCACTGGGCTCTTTACCTGGGAGACGGATACATCATCAACCTCACTCCTGTTG ATGAGGGTCAAGCAGCTGCCATGTCCAGCGTGAAGTCTGTGTTCAGCCGGAAGGCCGTGGTCCGCATGCAGCTCTTGAAGGAGGTTGTGGGGGCAGATTCATTCAGGATCAACAATAAATATGATGACAATCACACGCCCCTGCCCGTCTCTGAGATCATTCAGCGAGCTCAGCTCCTCATTGGACAGGAGGTGTCATATGACCTGCTGGGCAGCAACTGTGAACACTTTGTCACTCTTCTTCGCTATGGGGAGGGAGTGTCTGAACAG GCGTCACGGGCGATAGGCGCCATCAGTTTGGTGACGGCTGCAGCAAGTGCTTTCTCAGTGCTGGGACTGATCAACACACGCTCCAGAAACAGACCGTTCTAG
- the rfc4 gene encoding replication factor C subunit 4 has protein sequence MQAFLKGTSQSVKAQKPSSSLSSSGGEKKQRAVPWVEKYRPKCVDEVAFQEEVVAVLKKSLEGADLPNLLFYGPPGTGKTSTILAAARELYGPELYRQRVLELNASDERGIQVVREKVKNFAQLTVAGSRTDGKPCPPFKIIILDEADSMTNAAQAALRRTMEKESRTTRFCLICNYVSRIIEPLTSRCSKFRFKPLANDIQQERLLEICGKENLKYSKDGIEALVKVSEGDLRKAITYLQSAARLNAEREITEQIIIEIAGVVPPKVIETLLQTCYRGAFEKLELAVKDLIDQGYAANNVLNQLHDVIIEEKLSDKQKSVIAEKMAEVDKCLSDGADEYLQLLSLCSVIMQQAAQNT, from the exons ATGCAGGCGTTTTTGAAAGGAACTTCACAGAGTGTTAAAGCTCAGaaaccatcatcatcattatcatcatcaggTGGAGAGAAGAAGCAGAGAGCAGTGCCCTGGGTGGAGAAATA CAGACCAAAGTGTGTGGATGAAGTGGCTTTTCAGGAAGAGGTGGTTGCAGTACTGAAGAAATCTCTAGAGGGCGCTGAT CTGCCCAACCTGCTGTTCTATGGACCTCCTGGAACAGGAAAGACGTCCACCATCCTCGCGGCCGCCAGAGAGCTTTATGG accTGAGCTGTACCGACAGAGAGTTCTGGAGCTCAACGCGTCTGATGAACGAGGGATTCAGGTGGTCCGTGAGAAGGTGAAGAACTTTGCCCAGCTGACGGTGGCCGGCTCGCGAACAGA TGGGAAGCCTTGTCCGCCGTTTAAGATCATCATCCTGGACGAGGCGGATTCAATGACCAACGCCGCTCAGGCGGCGCTCAGACGCACAATGGAGAAAGAGTCTCGAACCACTCGATTCTGTCTCATCTGCAACTACGTCAGCCG GATCATTGAGCCGTTGACCTCCAGATGCTCCAAGTTCCGCTTCAAACCGCTGGCCAATGACATTCAGCAGGAGCGTCTGCTGGAGATCTGTGGGAAGGAGAACCTCAAGTACAGCAAAGAT GGAATCGAGGCTCTGGTGAAAGTGTCAGAAGGAGATCTCCGGAAAGCCATCACGTATCTCCAGAGCGCCGCGAGACTCAACGCTGAGCGGGAAATTACTGAACAAATCATCATCGAGATCGCCGGG GTGGTTCCACCCAAAGTGATTGAAACGCTCCTCCAGACGTGTTACAGAGGTGCTTTTGAAAAGCTGGAGCTCGCTGTGAAG GATCTGATCGATCAGGGATACGCTGCAAACAATGTTCTCAACCAGTTACATGACGTCATCATCGAAGAAAAGCTGAGCGATAAACAGAAGTCTGTCATTGCAGAGAAGATGGCC GAGGTGGATAAGTGTCTGTCAGACGGCGCAGACGAGTATCTGCAGTTATtgagtctgtgttctgtcaTCATGCAGCAGGCCGCACAGAACACTTGA